A segment of the bacterium genome:
CGGCTCTATCCGGGCAGCTTCTACGCGCTCCCGCAGGCGCCGCAGCAGTTCAAGCAGCTGCTCATGGTCGCGGGCTTCGACCGCTACTTCCAGATCGCGCCGTGCTTCCGCGACGAGGACAGCCGTGCCGACCGCTCGCCGGGCGAGTTCTACCAGCTCGACCTCGAGATGAGCTTCGTCACCCAGGACGACGTCTTCGCCGCCGTCGAGCCGGTCCTGCACGGCGTGTTCGAGGAGTTCGGGGGCGGTCGCACCGTGTCGCCGGCGCCGTTCGTGCGCATCCCCTACGACGAGGCGATGCTGCGCTACGGTTCGGACAAGCCCGACCTGCGCAACCCGATCCGCATCGCCGACCTCACCGACGTCTTCCGCACGAGCGGCTTCAAGGCGTTCGCGGGTGCGATCGCGCAGGGCGCGGTCGTGCGCGGCATCCCGGCGCCCGGCGCGGCGAAGTGGTCGCGCAGCCAGTACGACAAGCTGAACGACTGGGGGAAGGAGCTGGGTCTCCCCGGCCTCGGCTACATCGTCTTCGCCGAAGGGCAGGCGCGCGGGCCGATCGCGAAGTTCCTCGCCGACGGCGAGCTCGCGGCGCTGCGCGAGGCGGCGGGTCTCGCCGACGGCGACGCCGTCTTCTTCGTCTGCCAGGAGCGCGCGGGCGCCGAGAAGGCCGCCGGCCAGGTTCGCACGCGGCTCGGCAACGAGCTCGAGCTGATCGAGAAGGACGCCTTCCGCTTCTGCTGGATCGTCGACTTCCCGATGTACGAGTGGAACGACGACCTGAAGAAGATCGACTTCAGCCACAACCCGTTCTCGATGCCGCAGGGCGAGCTGCAGGCGCTGGAGACGCAGGACCCGCTGACCATCAAGGCGTGGCAGTACGACATCGTCTGCAACGGCGTCGAGCTGTCGTCGGGCGCGATCCGGAACCACCGCCCGGACATCATGATGAAGGCGTTCGCGATCGCCGGCTACGGGCCGGAGGAGGTCGAGGCGCGCTTCGGCGGGCTCCTCAACGCGTTCCGCTACGGCGCGCCGCCGCACGGCGGCACAGCGCCGGGCATCGACCGCATCGTCATGCTGCTCGCCGACGAGCCGAACATCCGCGAGGTCATCGCCTTCCCGCTGAACCAGAAGGCGCAGGACCTGCTCATGCAGGCGCCGGCGCCGGTGCCGCCCGAGCGTCTGAAGGAGCTGCACCTCAAGATCGACGTACCGCCGCCGCGCAAGGCGTGAGCGCGGCGGCCGAGGAGCCGCATGGACTTTCGCGAGGTGGTGTCGAGCACGCCGGCGTGCCGCTTCTACCGGCCGGACCCGGTCCCCGACGACGTGCTGCGCCGCGTGCTCGACGCCGGCCGCCATGCGCCCACCGGCGGCAACCGCCAGGGCGTGCGCTGGATCGCGGTGCGCGATGCGCACAAGCGCCGGCAGCTCGCCGCGCTCTACCTGCCGCTCTGGGAGCAGTACGCCGGGCGCGCCACGACCAGGCCGGGCGCGCCGCTCCCCACGCTGCTCGCCAACGCCGACCACTTCGCGCGCCACCTCGCCGACGTGCCCGTGCTGCTCGTCGTCTGCGCGCTGCTCGGCGACCTGCTCGCGACCGACCGGCATCTCGGGCGTCTCTCGATCGTCGGCGGCGCGTCGGTCTATCCGAGCGTGCAGAACGTCTTGCTGGGGGCGCGCAACGAGGGCCTCGGCACGGCGCTGACGACGCTCCTCTGCGCCGTCGAGCCCGAGGTGAAGGCGCTGCTCGGCATCCCGGAGGAGGGCGTCGCGACCGCGGCGCTGGTCGCGCTCGGCTGGCCGTCGCAGCCGTTCCCGAAGCGCGTCGCGCGCCGCCCGCTCGCCGCCTCCTGCTTCGCCGACGCCTGGGGCACGCCGCTCTTCCCGTGACCGCCGACCGGATCACCGCCGCGGCGGACGACGTCGAGCGGACCATGCGCCGGCTCGGCGCGTGGACGGAGCCGCCGCCGCTGCGCCCCTTCGCGGCGCCCTTCGGCATGGACGCGATGCCGTTCGAGCACTGGATCCAGCTCGTGCTGGTACCGCGCCTGCGCGAGATCGCGCGGACCGGCGCGCCGCTGCCGCCGTCCAGCAACCTCGCCGGGCACGCGGTGCGGGAGTTCGACGGGCGCGACGACATGGGCCCGCTCGTCGACGTCCTGCGCCGGGTGGACGGGCTGCCGGGATCGGCGCGCGCGGGCGCGGCGGCTCCGGGGCCGGCCGCCGCGCCCGCGCAGGGAATGGCCCTGTTCATGCGCGCCCGGGCGGCGGGGGGGCTCGCGGCCGTGGTCGGCGTGCTGATCGCGATCGCGGCGAGCGACTGGGCGTCGACCGCGCTGCGCGGCTGGTTCCTGCCGACGGTGACGGCGTCGTTCGAGGGGACCATCCCGCCGAGCGACGCCCACGTCCCGCTGCGTGCCACGTTCTCCGCCGGCGTCCGCGACGACGGCCGCCTGGTGCCGGGCGACGGCCTTCTCTCCCTCCACCGCCGCGGCATCCCCGTGCCCGGCGACTTCGCGCACGTCGCCGAGCCGCTGCCGTTCGCCGCCGCGGCGCCGCCCGCTGCGGAGACGATCCGCGCCTGGCTCGTGCGCGTCGGCGTCGATCCGGAGGCGCAGGGCCTCGGGCCGGCGGCGCAGGAGATGGTCGTGATCCTCGCGGTCGCCGCCGCCGAGCCGACGCGCGCGGGCCTGGACGAGGTGGCGTCGCGGCTGCCGCTGGGGACGCCGGAGCCGCAGCTCTTCGACCTCGAGACGCGCACGCCCGGCTGGGTCGATACCGCCGCCGGCATCGGCGCGGTGGTGCTCGTGTGCGTGCCGATCCTGCTGCTCGTGGTGCGCCGCGTCCGGCGGCGGCAGCGGGGACACTAGGCCGGCGGCGCGACCGCGGCCGACAGCGGCGCCAGCGCCGGCGCGCGGCGCAGCAGCACGAGCACCGGGAGCAGCACCGACGCCGCCAGCTCGACCCAGAACAGCTCGAGGAACGCCAGCTCCGTCGCGAAGGCGCCGGGATGCCCGCCCGCGAGCAGCTGCTCGGTGCGTACCTGGAGGAAGGCGTCGAGCGCCGCGACGCCGAGCGCGTAGCCGAGCTGCTGGCCGAGCACGAAGAGCCCCGCCGCCGCGGGCACCTGCGACGGCGACAGCGAGCGGAACGCCAGCGTCGCCAGCACCGCGGACACCACCCCGAAGCCGACGCTGCTCACGGCTGCGGGCCAGATCGCGCCGAGCGGCGAGAGCCCCGGCGCGTAGTGCGTGAAGCCGTACTTGCCGACCAGCAGCAGCCCGAGCCCGGCGGCGAACACCGCGAGCGGCCGCGTGACGCCGAGCATCCGCCCGGCGGCGGCGAGCCCGAGCAGCAGCGCCGCGCCCGCGCACGCGCCGCGCATGCCGAGGAACCCACTGTCGAAGCCGACGACGCTGCCGAGCATCGCCGTCTGGAAGAAGGCGGTCGAGAACGCGCCGATGCCGAAGCAGAGGACGACCATGGTCGCGAGGTCGTGGTTCGCGAGCGGCGCGAGGTCGACGATCGGCCGCGGCGTCCGGCGGGCGTGGCGCAGGAAGGCGCCGAGTCCGACGGCGGCGGCGAGCGGCAGGAGGAAGAGGGCCGGCGCGTGGTGCCAGTCGACGTCGTCGCCGATGGTGAGGAAGAGGTTCAGCGCGAGGATGCCGCCGCCGAAGGCCGCGAGCCCGAACCAGTCGACGGGGACGGCGCGCGACGGCTCGGCGGGCACGGCGCGCGCGACCAGCGGCAGCGCCACCAGCGCGAGGGCCGGGGCGAGCGCGAAGATCGCCGGCCAGCCGACGTGCAGGCAGAGCCAGCCGCCCGCCAGCGCCCCGAGCAGCGTTCCCGCGGCGCTGCCGCCGCCCCACAGCGCCATGCCGACGGCGCGATGCCGCTCGGGGAAGCGCGCGACGACGAGCGCCTGCGTCGCGGGAAGGAGCGGCGCGACGCACAGCCCCTGCACGAACGCGAGCCCGAGCAGCGGTCCGAGGCTCGGCGTCGCGGCGGCGGCGGCCGACGCGACGCACGTCCCCGCGATGCCGCCGAGCATGACCCGGCGCGCGCCGAAGCGCTCCAGCAGGAACGGCGTCAGCGGCGTCGCGCACACGGTGGCGACGAGGAACGCGTCGACCAGCCAGAGCACGCGCGCCGGGCTGGTGCCGAGCGCGGCGCCGAGCGCGGGCAGCGCGATGCCGAGCGACGCGAGACCGACGCCGGCCAGCGCGTTCACGAGGACGATCAGGACGCCGGCGCGGCCCACCGGTTCCACCGCTGCCGGCCGCGGCCATGCCGCAGGCGCTCGTCGCGCGCGACCGGCAGCGTCCAGCCCGAGATCGCCTGGCCGGCGAGGTCGAGCCGGCTGGCGATGTAGTAGAGGCGCTGCGTCTCCGGTCCCTGCGCGGTCTGGAAGCGGTCGCGCAGCCAGTAGGGCGGGATCGACTGGTAGTGCAGCGTGACGCGTACCCGCGCCGCCTTGCGCACCGTGCGCAACGGGACGCGGTAGACGAGGTCGTCGCTGCCGCTGCCGTCGAAGTACGACGGATCGGCGACGCCGACGGGCCGCGTCTCCTCCGCGAACGGCTTGGTCGTCGACCAGCCCAGGGGCTCGAGGCGGTTGTCCTTCACGTCCTCGCTGAGCGCGAGGAAGCTGGTCGTCAGGTTGCCCGCCGAGTCGCGGTGCCGCTCCTCGTAGATCTGCACCTGCGTCTGGTCGTCGATCACGTCCCGGTGCGGCTGCCAGACCGTGGTGCTGAACTCGGTCTCGAGCGGCGAGCCGTCCGGGGCCAGGATCACGCCGAGCGGCGAGGTGCGGCCCGAGGCCCAGAGCACGCGGCCGCGGCGGTCCTCGACCACCAGCTCGAGGAAGGCGCGCCGGAAGCCGACGCCGGACGGGAAGCGGTGCCCGGCGAGGTTCGTCACCCGCACGGCGACCTCGAGCGCCGCCGGCGTGCGGCCGCGGCGGCGCACGCGGCGCAGGTCGGTCACCTCGACGGTCGCCGTCTGCTCGCGCGCCACGCGCTCGGACGCGGCCTGTGCGACGAGAAGGCTCAGGGCCGCGTTCTGCGCGCTCGAGATGTTGCCGTCGACCGGCACGATGCCCAGCAGATCGGGGAACTGCTGGAACATCTCCATGACGAAGAGGTTGATGCCGACCAGCGTGTGGCGCGCGTAGGGCTGGCGGATCGGCAGGGTCACGTCCGCCGCCGGCGC
Coding sequences within it:
- a CDS encoding MFS transporter, with the translated sequence MGRAGVLIVLVNALAGVGLASLGIALPALGAALGTSPARVLWLVDAFLVATVCATPLTPFLLERFGARRVMLGGIAGTCVASAAAAATPSLGPLLGLAFVQGLCVAPLLPATQALVVARFPERHRAVGMALWGGGSAAGTLLGALAGGWLCLHVGWPAIFALAPALALVALPLVARAVPAEPSRAVPVDWFGLAAFGGGILALNLFLTIGDDVDWHHAPALFLLPLAAAVGLGAFLRHARRTPRPIVDLAPLANHDLATMVVLCFGIGAFSTAFFQTAMLGSVVGFDSGFLGMRGACAGAALLLGLAAAGRMLGVTRPLAVFAAGLGLLLVGKYGFTHYAPGLSPLGAIWPAAVSSVGFGVVSAVLATLAFRSLSPSQVPAAAGLFVLGQQLGYALGVAALDAFLQVRTEQLLAGGHPGAFATELAFLELFWVELAASVLLPVLVLLRRAPALAPLSAAVAPPA
- a CDS encoding nitroreductase family protein, which gives rise to MDFREVVSSTPACRFYRPDPVPDDVLRRVLDAGRHAPTGGNRQGVRWIAVRDAHKRRQLAALYLPLWEQYAGRATTRPGAPLPTLLANADHFARHLADVPVLLVVCALLGDLLATDRHLGRLSIVGGASVYPSVQNVLLGARNEGLGTALTTLLCAVEPEVKALLGIPEEGVATAALVALGWPSQPFPKRVARRPLAASCFADAWGTPLFP
- a CDS encoding YqcC family protein → MTADRITAAADDVERTMRRLGAWTEPPPLRPFAAPFGMDAMPFEHWIQLVLVPRLREIARTGAPLPPSSNLAGHAVREFDGRDDMGPLVDVLRRVDGLPGSARAGAAAPGPAAAPAQGMALFMRARAAGGLAAVVGVLIAIAASDWASTALRGWFLPTVTASFEGTIPPSDAHVPLRATFSAGVRDDGRLVPGDGLLSLHRRGIPVPGDFAHVAEPLPFAAAAPPAAETIRAWLVRVGVDPEAQGLGPAAQEMVVILAVAAAEPTRAGLDEVASRLPLGTPEPQLFDLETRTPGWVDTAAGIGAVVLVCVPILLLVVRRVRRRQRGH
- the aspS gene encoding aspartate--tRNA ligase; the protein is MSQTHYRSHTCGQLRESDAGTTVRLAGWVHRKRDHGQLLFLDLRDHFGVTQCVIDVTSPLFKDAEALRSEAVVQVAGEVRRRSAETVNPELATGTIEIAIRELTVLSTAETLPFPVNADADTPEDLRLRYRFLDLRREGIHRNIILRAQVIASIRRRLTDAGFTEFQTPILTSSSPEGARDYLVPSRLYPGSFYALPQAPQQFKQLLMVAGFDRYFQIAPCFRDEDSRADRSPGEFYQLDLEMSFVTQDDVFAAVEPVLHGVFEEFGGGRTVSPAPFVRIPYDEAMLRYGSDKPDLRNPIRIADLTDVFRTSGFKAFAGAIAQGAVVRGIPAPGAAKWSRSQYDKLNDWGKELGLPGLGYIVFAEGQARGPIAKFLADGELAALREAAGLADGDAVFFVCQERAGAEKAAGQVRTRLGNELELIEKDAFRFCWIVDFPMYEWNDDLKKIDFSHNPFSMPQGELQALETQDPLTIKAWQYDIVCNGVELSSGAIRNHRPDIMMKAFAIAGYGPEEVEARFGGLLNAFRYGAPPHGGTAPGIDRIVMLLADEPNIREVIAFPLNQKAQDLLMQAPAPVPPERLKELHLKIDVPPPRKA